CAGTTTtcctaagagagagagagacaaggttAATCTGGAGAGGCTAAGGAAGAAACCCTTAAATCTGTCTTTTGCtaaaatcagtggttctcagtaGAAAAGCCCATTCATCCTAACTAAATGTGGCAAGCATTCCCTAGAAGCTGGGAATACAACAGAGTAAAATTGATAAAAACCCATTTGCACATGTAAGTCAGGCAATTTAAAGGAAGTATAATTCTCACAACAGTTCTATGAGGTTGTTTCTATTActgtcatttcacagatgaagaaatgaagaaccaagAAGTTAGACAACTTGCCTAGAGTGCACTGGAAGTTTCCTATTAGTCCAGTGCACAAGAATGAAGATTACAGGAAAGAAGGCTTAAATAACTGAACATTTTCTAGACCTTTCCAATGATATAAAATGGTTTTGCTCAAGAAATTTCTTCTTGGAAACAGGCAATGAAATGaactattttcaaatatacataGGCAGTTAATTGTTAAATTACTTTCAAATAAAATGTTAGCATTAAATATTCTCTGTAGCTTAGGGAAAAAACTTTATTAGGGATTCTCAAAATCCTTATTTTCTTATCTGATTGTCACTTAGCCTATCTGTGTCCATGTACTTATGAAAGAACTGACAAGGCTCCCTAGGCCCAAGGCTGCAGGCCAGTGGGCTACTTACTGGTGTGCCTACACACTTAGGCTCTTACCAGTAGAGCCACAAGCTTTGttccaaaataaatatgtaaatcaaTAAAATGGATGTGAAAAGAAAGCTATCTATATAAAATGATTTGGAAAGACTTGTTTTGCTTTCAATTAGGCATGGAGTAAACTAGatgatttgtatttcctttgttttacaaATTCTTGCTCTAAAGAAACAAACTCAAACTCCAAGATGAGGCATCAGGAGTGTGATTTATGGAAGAAGGTGAATATATTTATGCTCTATACCCAGTACCAAATCTCTGATTATTAGAAACTTCTAAAAGACAAACCACCAACCCTCACTGCGTCAGAAACGATGGCTGCTTCTGAACTCTTCGTTACAACAGTGCATATTACTGACATTCTCTTGGAATTTTAGAACAAACTCTTGCCACTACCCATTCCTCAACTCTCCAAATCCCAACACTCACCGTCAAGAACAGCCACTCCAGCTCCTCGCCTAGCCACGTTCATGGATGCAATTAAAGTCCAGGTGTTGTTTTCAGGGTTGTAACGCTCTACTGTGTTCAGACAATTCCAAGACTCTGCGCCTCCAATTATGTACAAATAACCACCAAGCTCACAGACTGCAGACTGGTGTCTACCTATAAGATCAAGTCAAACCAAAATTATTACTGTATCTCCCAAAACTATGAGTGTGCACTGCACATACCGCTGACTCAGaggtcttaaaaaaaatacttaaaatcaaCTTACGAATGTTAAGAGGTGCACAGCTCGTCCAGGACTTTGTTATAGGATCAAATACATCACAATTTTTCAGTCCTTTTTGACCATATGGATCTGATCCACCAACGATGTATAATTTCCCATTCAGAGCACACACTCCTACGTGATTATAAAGTAAGGTTAAAAATTGATAACTTAATCATCATACTTAAGTATGGTTTAAGTATTTGATTATCTCAGCAGAAAAGTATTACCTGCATTACAACGGTTAGTTCTCAATTCTGGAACAGGAGTCCAATCATCTATGTTTGGATCATACATCTCTCCACAACTCAGGTCATCTGAGTGACCATTTGATCCACCTACCACATAGAGTTGGCCCTAAGCCAAAAGCAAGAAATTAGCATTTCTGCCATTGTGAAGTTAGCAGAAAGCGCTAAATGTGGGCTGCTTCTTCCTACAAAATAATATACTTACCATGAGTACGGCCATTTGAAATCGTGCTCTTGGTGTCCTCATGGGAGCAAGAAAGGACCAGTGATCTGTGTGTGGATCATAGCATTCAACTGTTCGAAGACATTCCTCTCGGTTATAGCCACCTGGTATAAGAACCACAAACagttatgtttaaaatattaaactggCCCAGGGTTTCTGGTCTAGAATGTTTCAAGTAATCTgtacaaaatcagaaaaagaattttCATCCACAAACTTAGTAAGGCCCCATTTTAACTAAGTGCCTGTTATTGCTGAATGACAAAATTATCAGTGTAAGTAAACTGCTTTGTCTTGGCTTGAAAATTAGGAGACACTTACTTTATAGTTTTTAAGGAATTAGAGACAGACATTAACTTGAAGACAAGGCGCTACAACAGTACTGACTCTCTGTCATCTTAGAATGTGATAAAGTGGAATGCTAGAGAAGAAGGCATATTAAACCCTGTCTTCCGAAATTTGCACGTCATAAGCAAGGGTAAACATTTGCTTAAAAGACTTAGCCAGTTAAAGCTTTTGGCTAAGTCACTCATTCTTCTGTTCTTACCTGCAGCTATGAGTTTGCCATTCATCTCTGCTGTCCCCAGACCAGATCGTGCATACTGCATAGGAGACATGGGCTTCTCTATGAGCTCATCTGGGTGCATCTCAAAACTTAAACTTTTAATAAGTTTTGGAGTACTTGTTGGTGAGCTCTGTGGGCTGTTTCGCCCATGAAGGAAAATGACACAGAAAATACCGTCCAGTACAGCCAGGCACAAGTAAGTGTTATCTGTAAGCACAAGAGTTCTGTGTTTTTAAAGATgcaatttttattacttttggtTGCTGTGGTGATCCTGCATTGGACTCCAGACTCCAGACAGGGATGACCTGTTACTCTTTTCCAAATTTAGTTGTTTCTGAGTTTTTTCCTCAATCAACTTGATATGGTTCTAACTTAAAACTccttcttaaaaagaaataaaccaaagGCAATCTGACAAGTGTAATACACTTACTTGAAGTCTTCTCCGAAGCAACGATTTTCCACTCATGCTTAGGGCTTTGTATTGTAGCATTTGGAGAAGACAGACATCCAATGGAACTGCTACTTATCTGCTTATGGCCATTCTCACGTGGTGGCTTTTTCTGCAAAATCAAAAGGCAGCTACAGAAACCTAGCCAAAGACCATGCCTGGTGCACCTGTGCTCCTGAGCTAGTCCACAGCACTGGATACTCAGTGCCCTCCACTCACGCATGACGTTCACTGCACACCTAGACTGAACACAAACCAGCACTTCCTGACTGACATGCACCACTGGCATTCTTCCACCTCCACTTAGTAAGGAAACAACTGTACCTACCCTGGTCAAGAAAAAGCTCAAGTTCAACAATTAAGAAAACACTGCAGATCAAGTAGCAAAATACTCAAGGGAAGAACAAAAGGAACCTCCTCCCTCATAATCCACATAAGCTCACAGTCTATATTAAGTATAGAATCTCCCAAAATATGTTATAAATCTAAAATAGCAACAATTAACTGAGAGAATACATTTAACTCACTATCTCCATGAAACTGCTAAACTTAACTAAATCATATGTACTGGTGTCATCCTTCATACAATGTTAGCAAAAAAGTGAGCAGACATATCCATCCAATCTCTGAAAGTTATTTTATAGGGAAAAAAGTGGCAACTACAAGAAACATTTACAACTATATTTCTTTAGGATTGCCCTAAAGGTATTATAGAGTGGTTTTTCAGACAAGTAAAAGTGtgagtcgttcagttgtgtccaactctttgtgaccccatggactgtagcccatcaggctcctctgtccatggaattttccagcaagaatactggagtgggttgccattcccttctccaggggatcttccaacccagggtttgaacccaggtctcccacattacaggcagattctttaccatctgagctaccagggaagcccagataagtaAAACTACATAAAAACACAAAAGTGAAAAATGGTACTCAGAAATTAATAAAGCAGTAACACTAACAGAATCAAACATTCATAAAAGAATACACAGGAACATAAAAGAGGGAGAAACAAGCAAAGCTGCAAATTTCCAAATGACTGTGATTACACTGTGCCCTCGTGTACTAGTTTCCTTTGATGGTTTTCTTCCAATTCCTTGAGCCCTAAATACTTCTAAGGAATATGATCACAAGGCATCAGAAGAATCAAGACTACCCTGGCAGGAAGTGCCTGCTGAATGAACAACCACCATCTTCAGTACCTGGCCAAGTTTGCTCGTCTATCTTGCTCCCCCGGGCCAGAGCCACATGGGTAGGTAGGATCTCTAAAGGAAATTTCTCTTTAGAGTGGAAGAAGGAGGACATGTGACAATAGAGAAAAAGATTCTGGTAGCTACTTGAAGCTGGGAAAAAACTACCAAGGTTGGTGTGGGCAATTCAGCAAATGTGGTTGCAGTATAAGAGGCTATTTTGAGAGAAGACAGAATGTATCATGGTAATGGTTTTTATCAAATTCCATTTACACATTATATACCTAGGTATTATTGGGTACTTTATTCACATCATCTCTTTTAATTCAGGAAGGGCAATACACTTATCCATCTGAGagacaaaaatactgaaaatcaGAAGATATACAATGTGTAAggcaataaaacaataaaaattaggaATTCTGAGTATAAAGCCACTCTTTTATACTATGATAGTCTTGTTTGTATCCTCTGCTAATAGCAATTACAAGGTACATAAAACCCTATCCCAATCTGTGGGAAAAAGGAAGCCAAAGTAACACAAGATGATGATGGCTTTTACTGCAGTTAAGAAAACTGTTCTAATGTACGGCtttgagagaaaaatcaatgtgaaagaaaaaagcatGGTAACAAGGATGACTACTTAGTGTTATTAACTACAAGCCTTATACAGAAATGCTGGTCaactcttttatatttcttccagaacattttcaaaccgaattctttcctttatcttcaaactttcccatatcaactcttcccatcagcaCACCCACTGGCCTACACTTTGCTTCTGAACTCCCCTCCCCAGGGGGTGGTCCCTGCTGGCTCTTTCAGCCACCAGCACTTCTCAAGCTATGGGTTTCTTAACCTTAGTAACTTTTGGGAAATTACAACCATTAAAGGTTACAGAGTGGCTTCCTTAAAACCAGTATAGATGAGAAACCCCTGACCTTTACACATCCCCTCTAAGTATGATTTAACATAGTCAACAATTCAGtctttcagactttttttctcctatgttaGCTAGCTTGACCACCACTCTGAGGCTACTGGCTACTTCTCAACCTCACTTCCTATTTCTGAAGCCTAgtgtctcctcttccttctttcttcatttcctctaTTCATGGCACGTCCTTTGAATGAGTCACACTTGTCAGGATCTTGCTCACCCTcaaattcttccttttccttgatTTTCCCAAACAGTCACTAAGGACCTTTGCAACTAGAAACATCTAATCTACCCTTTTCCCTTCTCAAATCAAGgctcatcatctttttttttttttaacctgaactACTACTACTGCTTGTAATAGTCTACAGAGTAGTCTCACAAGCTTTCCTCTATCCTCTGTACCTGGTCATAAAAATAGGATTTGATGCTTTTAGTAAGtaaaaaacaaaccaccaccccctcccccaaatcagctggaattccacaaTCCAGAGAATGCCACCTAACAGTTCACTGTCTAAAATACGACTAATGAGCTTCTAGATCTTGGCAGTATGGAAACAACCATAATTTGACCAGTCCCCCTGCTGCTGGACTGTTGCCCAGTTTTTCACTATTATTAAAGTTGTGAAATGTGTTTGTTCAGATCACTCTACTCCCTTGTCTAAAATTCTTTGAAAGCCCCCCACTACTTGTAGAATAAAGTACGAAGCCCCAATCAGACTATAtttactgactttttccagttgtGAGACCTGCAACTCCAAGAGAATCTCCTTGTCCAGCTATCCTTTGCTGCCTGACACACCTCTATCTGCCATGCAAACTCTTCTATGTCCTTAGACTGCTCAAATGTTGCCTTCAGTGTGAAATTTCCCTGGTTTTTCCTCTCTTGTTCTACCCTCCCTGAATGTCTTTTGTAGGTAATGCTTATTAGTCTGTTCTGATTTACCTCCTCCTGTAAGGTCCTAGAAGCAGAAACTGTCTCTTACACATTTGGGGGCCCTCTTAGGTAACATCATGGCCTTCTACTTAGTAGGCACTCAACTACTGCCTGATCAaagagtacttaaaaaaaaaagtcaacctaTGATGTTTGGAGACAAGGGGAAAGATAGCCTCAACGTTCAGAATGCACAAATTTACACCCAAAAActtctgtgaaaataaaaatattcagccACTACTGACTGACACAGAACACCTAATAATATCACCATATAGGTTGTTTTTTGAGTCTACCATTTACCTTTTAATTACTAAAGGGAAACATCCATTAATTTGGGTCAACTCAGCCTACTTTATAGCTCATCCCTCACAAATACAATGCTGAGCTGAAGGCCAAACAAAACCAATACATACTGTATAACCATTTACATAAATTTCAAACATGGGCAAACTAAGGTAATATTTCAGAAGTTCAGATAATGGCTCCCCTTGGGGTAGTGTAGGGCAAATGACTGGGAAGGGGGCAAGAAGAAGGCTTACAGAATGCTTGAAATCTTCTCTTCTTCATCCAAGAAGTTTCTAAACCAAGGGTTTTACCACTTGACACTTATGATCTGTACTCTTTCTCTATGTTATTTACCCATAAACGAAAAAAGTTTATACCTGGATTTATAAAACTTAGGTTTAACAGTCATTCCTCTGACAActattttttatagtccaaccaAAAAACCAAAGAATTTCTATGTTGCTTCATCTTATTGGCCCTTTTTCTTACTATTTGCAAATCCTATTTGAtcgagacaaaaaaaaaaaaaaatttaactgggGTTTCCTAGtttgctgtgttaatttctttttatgtggCAAAACTGGTAGTAATGCTAAGAAAGATAGGCTGGTTTTTCTCCCGCAAATGTTTCTGTCCAGTTATACCAATGAggttctttcactttccttcattaAAGGAAAATTTCCGTACACTGTAAAATGCGCTAATTGAACTTTACCCTGAGGTTACCTCAGATGTGCACTGTGTACCTGCACAAACTGAATGTGGTCATCATCACTGCCAAACACCTCAGCCTGTCCATCTAGTAGGTTCCCATCAAGCAGCTTGTGATCAGCTGAGTAGTACAAGGTTTGAACCTGCAAAACAGCAACAGAACACCCATGTGGCTACTGTCTCCATGGCTACTCCACTactatgcagatcacaccacgcCTCACGGTAACCTCCAGTGTGCTTCTTGAATTCTTGACATCTTACTCTGGCAGGATCCCCAAAGTAAAGAAAACATGTCATGgtggtaaaaatttaaaaaataaaaataaaaaatacgaTACAGAATCTTCTAATACTGGCTGAAGAGTCCTTGGCTTGGTTGGCTTGAaagaaatcttcattttttttatagCTTCCATGATACGGCATTAAGAAAAAACAAGGGACCAGTACAATATATATACTCTCAAAGAATGTACATATTTACAGTAAAATACTGAGTATGGTTTACACCTTCGAAGATAAGTGGTTtaatatgtataaacatatttCTGTCCTGCAGGCAATgtcaaaaaaagagataaaaaaacacaaatgcaaGAGTTCAAACAACCTGCACAGCTACTTCCCTTAACAGATGCAAACACATGACTAATGCATCTGATTTTCAAGTGGGAAACCGGACAGAATTTAAAGATCACCTCTTCGCCTTTTTAGAGTATAATGATAACTGGGTTTCTAAAGGCCTAACCGATTTGGTAATAAGCCTTTCGTATATCTGAAAGGCTTAAGTGGAGGGATAAACTCAAGGTCAATTCCACTGTTTCACCTGCATGTTTAACTCCCATCATTTCTCCGTCGATTTTtccttgtgtattttttaaaaagtagcccAAGTTAAGTGAGTGACTCTATGTATGAACAACACCATTGCAAGACACAAAGCTTTAAAGATAAGAATCCTGTAAAGGAGTAAACACCATTAAATCATCATCGTTCTCTGCCCACAGCGGATTTTTCTTAGGAGAACTGGGGCAGGACTGCTGCTTCTTTACGTGTCAATACACTTGAGGATTCTTCTTGTTTCTTCAGTCTTGGGTATCCTAGTTTTGTTAATAAACCTATGGGGAGATAAATCAATGGGGAGGAACAACCATTAGAAGCTTTTACCTACTTGTCAAATTTAAAGCAAAAACCtgtgaagaaaaattaagaatctACAGAAAATTTCAGTACCACCTCCCATGTCTAAAGCAAATTACATGCTACTTTAAAGAAAGTTAACAGCACAtaataagcaaagaaataaaaaaaaaagaaaagcagaagaccAAACTGAACAGTTCATTCAGCTCACCTGGACACCCCCCCTGTTTCTCAGCTTAGGGGTACCTATAGCAAAATTTAAATTCTTTAGGGTCattgttataaaataaaagtgaaagggaatcCTTCATGTTAcagcaaaatcatttttaataactGTTGAGTCCCATTTACTTTAAAACTAACCTCTTCCATCAGCTCTTCCAGACTGTCTCCATTCTCCCAGATGCTACGCTGCACCCAGTTGATTACCTTTGTATACAGTTTGCCATTACTGGGcaagcaaacattatcttcaagcATTACCTCCAGCTAGagtggggaaaaaacaaagacacatGGATCAGTGTTGAGCCCCTTAATTCTCTATTTCATAACAAAGCTGTCACAGATGCCCAATTACACTCCACACATTTATTCTAATTTATAAGAATTATAAACCagtagccaaaaaaagaaaagtaaacaagcTGCTAGGCAGGAAACCATTACACTGCTAAACATAACATCACTTCAATGAACTGTCATTTTCTTGGTCATTACTCACTTGCTTGAAACAGGAACAAAGACTACATTCTTGGAACTAAATAGTATATATCTCTGTATAGATTTACCTTCACATCTTTATTCTTTATAGATTTTACCTTTAGCCGTGGAAGTTTAAGAAACTCTTCCTCTTCTGAAATTTGTAACAAATGTTCCTGAATGTAAGCGTCAACCTTATTCAACAAACGTGAGTCTCCCATACAACTCGCAAAATTTCGGTAAGAGATGCAGCTGGTAACATCCATTCTAGATAGTAAATAATCACCACAaaccttggggaaaaaaatatacaaGGGTCAACATTTACACAcactttatttaacaaatatttaatattccTTGTAAGTACTATGcgacaatataaaaattaatcaaaaaaatTCACTGCCTTAATAGAACAAGTTAAACTGCAGgaagaatgaagtgaagtgaaagtcaatcagtcatgtctgactcttagtgaccccatggactgtagcctgccaagatcctctgtccatggaattcttcaaaccagaaaactggagtgggtagccgttcccttctccaggggatcttcccaacccagggatcgaacccaggtctcccacattgcaggtgttattttttactgtctgagctaccagggatacatgtatacagacAATACCAGCAAAGAAGAACATACAAATACAAATAAGCATACAAATAAGCCATTTAAAATGCAACAAATTGAAATGCTATGAAAATGTACATGAAATGTTCAGACAAGTATCTCCCACTAGAATGACAGACAAGGCTTCATAAAGGCAATTATCTGAACTGGCCTCTAGAGGGGAAATGATGTTGAATGCAGATAGGTACTAGGCAAGATGCTCCAGCAATTTAGTTTggctagaaggcaatggcaccccactccagtactcttgcctggagaatcctggggatgggggagcctggtgggctgccatctctggggttgcacagagtcagacacgactgaagcgacttagcaatagcagcagcagaacaaaagGTAAGAAAATCAGGAAATATTTTGGAGGAATAGCAATTAAATTAGGGAGAGCCTGGAATGCTAACCTGAAGGACATGTGCTATAAGCACAGAAGGGTTTTTAAGCAGAGTGACATGAGAGGAGGGGAACAGGAAAACTTCTTCCTAAGGGACCAGATGGTAAGCAGCTTAGGCTTGTGGGCCATACTTTCTCACAACTCTTCAACTCTGTCACTGCAGGTAGAAAGCAGCCGTAGACCACCTGTGCTTGAGAGCCACGTTCCAACAAGACTTGATAAAACCAGGCAGCTGGCCTAAAGCTTGGTTTACTGACCCCTACATTACAGgattaaaacctttttttctt
The Ovis canadensis isolate MfBH-ARS-UI-01 breed Bighorn chromosome 12, ARS-UI_OviCan_v2, whole genome shotgun sequence genome window above contains:
- the IVNS1ABP gene encoding influenza virus NS1A-binding protein, which translates into the protein MIPNGYLMFEDENFIESSVAKLNALRKSGQFCDVRLQVCGHEMLAHRAVLACCSPYLFEIFNSDSDPHRVSHVKFDDLNPEAVEVLLNYAYTAQLKADKELVKDVYSAAKKLKMDRVKQVCGDYLLSRMDVTSCISYRNFASCMGDSRLLNKVDAYIQEHLLQISEEEEFLKLPRLKLEVMLEDNVCLPSNGKLYTKVINWVQRSIWENGDSLEELMEEVQTLYYSADHKLLDGNLLDGQAEVFGSDDDHIQFVQKKPPRENGHKQISSSSIGCLSSPNATIQSPKHEWKIVASEKTSNNTYLCLAVLDGIFCVIFLHGRNSPQSSPTSTPKLIKSLSFEMHPDELIEKPMSPMQYARSGLGTAEMNGKLIAAGGYNREECLRTVECYDPHTDHWSFLAPMRTPRARFQMAVLMGQLYVVGGSNGHSDDLSCGEMYDPNIDDWTPVPELRTNRCNAGVCALNGKLYIVGGSDPYGQKGLKNCDVFDPITKSWTSCAPLNIRRHQSAVCELGGYLYIIGGAESWNCLNTVERYNPENNTWTLIASMNVARRGAGVAVLDGKLFVGGGFDGSHAISCVEMYDPARNEWKMMGNMTSPRSNAGITTVGNTIYAVGGFDGNEFLNTVEVYNLESNEWSPYTKIFQF